CTCTGCCAAAATAGATGTGCCGGTAACCAAGGTTTACTACGGTAACGAGTATTCAGACAACACTACCGCTGGTCAAATAGACAAGGACAGCTCCTACGCTGAATTTAATTTTTATACAAACGATGGCTCCGTTAGCGTAAACGCGTATAACTATGCCGAAAGCGCGGGTGAGAAAGTTACTGAGAAGGTAAAGAGCGGTAAACGCTCGGTGAGTTTTAATATTGTTGGTGGTGGTTACTGGGATGTTCAAGCCTATTTTGATTCATTGGCTGGCGGCGCTTACGACAGCCAAATCAAGTGTAAAGATGGCGGCACTTTGCAACAGCAAATGATGCCATGGTGGGGTCCTTACTATGACGCTCGCGGTAACAAAGTCAGCGGCTCGTTGACGCACAGCAACAGCACGAGTGACCCATCAACAGGCACTTACAAAGTGAAGTTTTCTTCTACGGGAACAATGCAAGTGCCGGGTCAGTGCGCGCTGAAAGGTACATTAGGCAGTGACTACAGCTTTGTTTGTGCGCCTTCAAAGAAAATTACTATCAAGGTAACAGCAACTGCGCAAGGCGATTCTACACTGGTTCTTTAACGGCATAGTTTTGCCAACAAAGGTTGTAAAAATAGAAAGCACCCACTGGGTGCTTTTTTATTGGCCAATGCAAATAGAGATAGAAATTATTCCCAACTCAATGCGCCGCCAGTCTGGTATTCAATCACGCGCGTTTCAAAGAAGTTTTTCTCTTTGCGCAGATCCATGATTTCGCTCATCCACGGAAACGGGTTTTTTACACCGGGGAAGGCTTCTGGCAGGCCGAGCTGCGCTAAACGGCGGTTGGCGATGAAGTGCAAATACTCTTCCATCATAGCGGCGTTCATGCCGAGTACGCCGCGTGGCATGGAGTCGCGTGCGTATTCCACTTCCAACTGCGTGCCTTCCAAAATCATTTGAATGACTTCTTGTTGGAACTCTGCAGTCCACAAGTGTGGGTTTTCCAGTTTGATTTGGTTGATGACATCCACGCCAAAATTCAGGTGCATGGATTCATCGCGCAAAATGTATTGGAACTGTTCGGCCACGCCAGTCATTTTGTTGCGGCGACCCATCGACAAAATTTGTGTGAAGCCGCAGTAGAAGAAAATGCCTTCGGTGACGACATAAAAGCCGATCAAATTGCGCAGCAGTTTTTGATCCAATTCTGGTGTGCCAGTGTGGAAATCGCGATCCGCCAAACCTTGTGTATAGCGCAAGCTCCAAGTGGCTTTTTTGGCGATGGAGGGCAGCTCGCGGTACATATTGAACACTTCGCCTTCATCCATGCCCAGTGATTCAATGCAGTATTGATAGGCGTGCGTGTGAATGGCTTCTTCAAAGGCTTGGCGCAGCAAATACTGGCGACACTCTGGGTTGGTGATATGGCGATAAATACCCAGCACCAAGTTATTCGCCACCAGCGAATCCGCCGTTGAAAAATAACCGAGGCTGCGCATCACAATGCGGCGCTCATCTTCTGAAAGTGCCTCTGGCGTTTTCCATGTTTGCACATCTTTCGCCATGTTGATTTCTTGCGGCATCCAATGGTTTGCACAGCCATCGAGGTATTTTTGCCACGCCCAATCGTATTTGAAAGGCACGAGCTGATTGAGATCCGCGCGGCAGTTGATCATGCGTTTTTCATCAACGGTGATGCGCGCGGCTCCCATTTCCAGTTCTTCTAAACCGGTGGCGGAATCCATGGTGTCGACAGCGTGTTGCGTTCGCGCAATGGCTGCTGCGAGATTGGCGGGAGCGTTTTCCATGCGCACAGGTGCTTGTGCTGGCGCGGCGGGTTGCGCAATCGCTGCAGCAGCGGCTTGTACCACGGGGGCAGGTGTGGCTTCTTCCATAGCCTTGTTGCTGACAGCTGCCGTGGTGGCAACTGGGCTGAGAGTCTCTTCGCTGTAATCATCCCAACTTAACATCGTCTTTCTCCTGATTTTTTTCTGAACTCAATCAAAGTTTCTATTGCTATATCTGAGTGAAAAAATATCGCTGGCGGCCGTGCATTTCCCACCGCACCGCCAACGATTCTCCCCCCAGAGAGAACGGTTACTGACAAGCCTCACAGTCAGGATTGTCGATAGAGCAGGCCTTGGGAACGGGCGCAGCCTGTGGTGCCATGCTGGCAGAGCCACCCGCCGATACCGCATTGAGTGCGCCGGTATTGATGGTGGATTTTTCTGTGGTGGTGGCAGCTAGCGCGCGCAAGTAGTAAGTGGTTTTTAAACCGCGATACCAAGCCATGCGATAAGTGACATCCAGTTTTTTGCCGGACGCACCGGAAATATATAAGTTGAGTGATTGCGCTTGATCGATCCATTTTTGTCGGCGGCTCGCAGCATCCACCAACCAGCGCGGTTCCACTTCAAATGACGTGGCGTACAGCGCTTTCATGTCATCGGGAATGCGATCAATTTTTTGCACGCTGCCTTCGTAATATTTCAGATCGTTCACCATCACGCTGTCCCACAGGTCGCGCGCTTTTAAATCGTGCACCAAGAAGGGATTGACGACAGTAAACTCTCCAGACAAATTCGATTTCACATACAAGTTTTGATAAGTCGGTTCGATGGATTGCGATACACCACAGATGTTGGAAATCGTGGCAGTCGGTGCAATCGCCATTACATTGGAATTGCGCATGCCTTGCGAGCGCACTTTGTTGCGCAGGCTGCTCCAATCCAGTGTTTGACTGCAATCGACTTCAATAAACTCTGCACCGCGCGCTTGCACCAATGTTTCAATGGAATCAATCGGCAGGATGCCTCTTGACCACAGCGAGCCTTCAAAAGTGGAGTAACGGCCGCGCTCCAGCGCGAGGTTGCTGGAGGCTTCAATCGCGTAGTAGCTCACGGCTTCCATCGAGCGATCCGCAAATTCCACGGCGGCATCGGAGCTGTACGGAATACGCATTTTGTACAGCGCATCTTGGAAGCCCATGATGCCCAAGCCCACAGGGCGATGGCGCAAGTTAGAAGTGCGTGCCGCTTCGACAGAGTAGTAGTTAATATCGATGACATTGTCGAGCATGCGCACGGCAGTTTTAATCGTCTTCGCCAGTTTCTCTGTGTTGAGTTTGCCGTTTTCAATGTGTTGCAACAAATTGATAGAACCCAAGTTGCACACAGCAATTTCTTCATTGGCTTTGGTGTTCAGTGTAATTTCTGTGCACAGGTTCGAGCTGTGTACCACGCCGACATGTTGTTGCGGGCTGCGCAGGTTGCACGCGTCTTTGAAGGTGATCCAAGGGTGACCGGTTTCAAACAACATGCCCAACATTTTGCGCCAGAGATCTGCAGCGCGTACGCGTTTGAACAGGCGGATTTTTCCTTCGCGCGCGAGTTGTTCGTAGTGCTCGTAGCGCTGTTCAAATGCTGTGCCGTATAAGTCGTGCAAATCGGGTGTTTCGCTCGGTGTAAACAGTGTTCATTCACCATCGGTGAATACGCGTTTCATGAACAAATCTGGCACCCAGTTGGCAGTGTTCATGTCGTGCGTGCGGCGGCGATCGTCGCCAGTGTTTTTGCGCAATTCAATAAATTCTTCGACATCAATGTGCCAAGTTTCGAGATATGCACACACCGCGCCTTTGCGCTTGCCACCTTGGTTCACAGCCACAGCGGTATCGTTTGCGACTTTTAAAAATGGAACAACGCCTTGTGATTTGCCGTTAGTGCCTTTGATGTACGAGCCGAGTGCGCGCACCGGTGTCCAGTCATTGCCGAGACCGCCTGCCCATTTAGATAACATGGCGTTGTCTTGGATTGCGCCGTAAATGCCGTGCAAATCATCAGGCACAGTGGTGAGGTAGCAAGAAGAAAGCTGTGGACGCAGCGTGCCGGCGTTGAACAGCGTGGGCGTAGAGGCCATGTAATCGAATGAAGAAAGCAATTCATAGAATTCAATGGCGCGTTCTTCTTTGTTCGCTTCCGCTGCTGCCAAACCCATCGCGACACGCATGAAGAAAACTTGCGGCAATTCAAAACGAATATCGTCTTCGGTGTGAATAAAGTAGCGGTCGTACAGCGTTTGCAACCCCAAATAATTGAACTGCATATCGCGTTTGGCATCTAAAGCGCGACCGAGTTTTTCCATGTCGTATTGCGCCAGATGTGGCGCCACCAATTCCAGTTCAATTGCTTTGTGGATGTAAGCAGGCAGTGCGCGTGGATACAGCGCCGCCATTTCACTCTGCGTGGCCTGCTGTGCGAGGCCGAGAAATGACAGCGCTTCGGCACGCAGTTGATCCATCAATAAACGCGCAGTGGCGTAAGAATAATTTGGCTCTTTTTCAACCAAAGCGCGCGCAGTAATCACCAGTGAGGTGTTGACATCGTCGTGCGAAACACCGTCGTACAAATTGCGCATTGCTTCTTCAATGATGGTGTTGGCATCAACGCCTTCTAATTCCACACAGGCTTCACGCACGATGGTTTCTAAGCGACCAACATCCAATGGCTGTTTGGAGCCATCTGCCAAAGTCACATTGATAGAAGGGTGTGCTTTTTGTGCCGGTTGTTTGGCGGCGCGCAGGCGGGCGTGTTCTTCGCGGTATAAAACATAATCGCGTGCAACTTTTTGCTCGCCGTTGCGCATCAGCGCCAGCTCGGCTTGGTCTTGAATGTCTTCGATATGCACCGTGCCACCTGAAGGCATGCGGCGGCGGAAGGTTTGATCAATCTGCTGTGTCAGGTTGGCCACTGTCTCGTGGATGCGCGAGGACGCGGCCGCCGTGCCGCCTTCAACGGCGAGAAAGGCTTTGGTGAGTGCCACGGCGATCTTGCTGCTGTCATAGGGGACAACCGTGCCGTTGCGCTTGATAACGCGCAGTTGCCCAGGGGCAGTGGCGGCGATACTGGTGGGTTCATCAGCAAAAGCAGCGGGTGAAGTGGTGGTTAGTGCGGGTTCTTGTGCGTGTGTGATTTCAGTCTGCATGGCGGCCTCTTGATCTCTCTTATTATGTAAGGTGCCGTCGTGGCACCTGCTTCCGTTATGAGGGCTAGTTCACATAAAACCCTATATATTGGGTTTTTGAACTGGCGAGCTACAAGATAATGCGCTTTTTGCTCGATAGCAAGGGATATCTGGGCGGAAAATCTGTGGATAAGATGTGCTTGGTCAAAGAGCCGTCGGCTTGGATATAAAAAGCCTTCAGCTTGGATATGGGGATGTGTTGTCAATCGTGATTGACTTTACTGGCTGTGCTGGCAAAATCGTCAGCCTCGCACTGGGGAGCGGTCATCGCAGGTCAAATCCTGATGATCGCCCTGTCAGATAAATCATCTGCTTCCCGGTCTTTATGTGCATATCCAGTGCACGCTTCCCGCGTCTGGCAAGGGCCTTATCCGGCTTGTGCCCCGTGGCTTTGAAGGCAGAGTGTGCGCACTCTGGTTCTCGATACAGCCTAAGGTCGCCTTGCATGCTTTTGATGCCCGTTGGTGCCGCGGCAAGAAACTAATTGGAAAAGACATGACTGAACGCAAAACAGAATTGTTATCTGGCGGAGAGATGTTGATTCGCGCGCTGCACGACGAAGGCGTGGAATATGTTTTCGGCTACCCGGGCGGCGCGGCATTGCATATTTACGATGCCATCTTTCAGCAAAAAGATGTCCAGCATATTTTGGTGCGCCACGAACAGGCGGCCACACACGCAGCCGATGGCTACGCCCGCGCCACCGGCAAGGTGGGCGTGGTGTTGGTGACTTCTGGTCCAGGCGCTACCAATGCTATTACTGGCATTGCCACTGCGTATATGGATTCGATTCCTATGGTGGTGATTTCCGGTCAAGTACAAAGCCATTTGATTGGCGGTGACGCGTTTCAAGAAACG
The DNA window shown above is from Cellvibrionales bacterium and carries:
- a CDS encoding ribonucleotide-diphosphate reductase subunit beta, giving the protein MLSWDDYSEETLSPVATTAAVSNKAMEEATPAPVVQAAAAAIAQPAAPAQAPVRMENAPANLAAAIARTQHAVDTMDSATGLEELEMGAARITVDEKRMINCRADLNQLVPFKYDWAWQKYLDGCANHWMPQEINMAKDVQTWKTPEALSEDERRIVMRSLGYFSTADSLVANNLVLGIYRHITNPECRQYLLRQAFEEAIHTHAYQYCIESLGMDEGEVFNMYRELPSIAKKATWSLRYTQGLADRDFHTGTPELDQKLLRNLIGFYVVTEGIFFYCGFTQILSMGRRNKMTGVAEQFQYILRDESMHLNFGVDVINQIKLENPHLWTAEFQQEVIQMILEGTQLEVEYARDSMPRGVLGMNAAMMEEYLHFIANRRLAQLGLPEAFPGVKNPFPWMSEIMDLRKEKNFFETRVIEYQTGGALSWE